GGGTGAGGTTTATTTCGTGCCTGAAAGTGCGGAAGGTGTTTTCCCGTTTAAATACGACGAAAGCACCATCGGTCTATTGCATGTAGAAGACGGCAAGATCGTGAAATCGCAGTTTGTATATGGAGACTATGCGGAGATCGAAGATCACAACCGTCGTTTGAAGGAAGATCCTATGATTGGTGCGCTGGGCGAACTCGGCTTTGGCACGCAAGTGCTGCCATTTTCTGGGCGTGATATTCAGGATGAAAAAATCCTCGGCACGATTCACGTAGCGACCGGACGCGACGATCACCTTGGCGGTCAGATCACGCCGGATTTGTTTAAAGAGCATGCCAATGCCTCGCACGATGACGTGCTCTACGCGCCGCATAAGACACCCGAAATTCGCTTACAGCAAGCGCGCATGATTCGTGGCGAACAGACCGAAATCCTGATCGAGCATTACAAGCCATCGAAATATATGGTGGATTTGTTGGAAGGGTAGATTCTTCAGGTAGGGCGGTTTTGCCAAAATCGCCGTTTGTCTATTGATCGCCCAGTAGTCGTATGTTTCATTTTGGCAATCGGTTTCATTTGGCGAACGGACCTCTCGGCGAGAGGTCCCTACCGGTAACCGAAAATCAACATTCTTGCAGAGTGCGCTGGGGATGGCGCTGGACGGGGGGCTAAAGAACCCCGCTACTTATTCAGTTCGTCTGCTTGTTGAGTCACGCTCACGGGGAAAGGCGGCGTTTCACTGCCGGCATACACGGTTAGGTGTGGGAAGGCGATCTCGATGCCTTCTTGGTCGAAGCGTTCTTTGATGTCTTGCATGATGCCGTTTTTGAGATCGACGAATTTGCTCTTCTCAAACCAGACGCCTAGTAGGAAATCGAGTGAGGAGGCTCCAAAGTCTTTAAAGAGTACGAGCGGCTCTGGCTCGTTGAGGCAGTGTGGGTTGCTGTCGGCGATTTCTTTTAATACGCGGATGACCTTCTTGACGTCTTCTTTGTAGGCGACCCCGATATTGATGTCCATGCGTCGGATCGGGAAGCGGGTGACGGTGGTGACCTCGGCTTTGATCAGTGTTTCGTTGGGCATGCGCACGAAGAGGTTGTCGACTGTGCGTAGTTTGACCGAAAGTAAGTCGATGGAGAGCACGACGCCGCGGGTGCCGCTGACGATAATGGTATCGCCGACTTCGAAGGGGCGTTCGCCGAGCAAAAATAGGCCGCTGATCAGATTGGATAGACTGGTTTGCGCGGCGAATCCGATGGCTACGCTGACGATGCCCGCCGCACCGAGCACGGCGGTCAGGTTGACCTGTAGCTGGATCAGCACTGTGCAGACGACCAGTACGATGCCGACATAGAGGAAGGATTTTTGCGCGAGCAGTAGGTGGTGAGGCGAGAAGCGCGGCTTCAGCACGCGAGTGAGTAGGCGCCCGATGAAGAATACCAAGAAGAGTCCGATGCAGAGGACGGCCAGAGTGTGGAGGATGGTCGGTAGGTCTAGCGGTTTCATGCTATGTGAGTGAGTTGCCGAGTCCGGCAAATGTGCGTCGAATGAGGCCGCTGAGGGGCGCTTCGGTGGCCTCGGTTATTTTTGTGGCCTGCGGCGCTTCGCTGGGAGCTTTCTCGCTGTAGTCGATCGAGCTGAGCTGGTCGTTGCCATTGAAGCGTATATGCACCGGAGAGGTCCAGAGTGAGGCCTCGCTGCGCCACAGGTGGCAGTGGTCCAGGCGTAGGCAAAACTTGGTGCAGTGCAGTTGCTCGATCGAGCGGTTGTGAATTTCGACTTTGCACAGGGCGCGAGCGGTGGTTTCAGAGTCGATCGTAGGGCATTCGCGGCGGGCGCGACTCTTGATCGCGTAGCAGAGCACCCCGCCGGCCAGATCGCCGAACCATGTGTCGGAGAGAATCTCGCCGCGGATGCGTTCGATGCTTTCGCCTGACTTGCCTTCGCCGGCGAAGAGTTGAATGTCCAATGGAATTGAGACGTAGAACTCGACCTTGGCCCGCGGTGCTAGGCGTAGCGGGTGAATGGGTTGAACGACGAGCGGGCGATCGGGGGTGCGTGGTTGCACATGGATACTTTCGACCGGGCTTTGGAAAGCATAGCGCCGAAAGTCGGACTCCGGATAGGTTCCGAGTTGGATGCCGCTGTGGCTGCCGTCACGGTTCTCGACCAATAGTAGATCACTGCCGCGTTTAACGATGCGGATGCGGAGTTGTTCCCATTGGAGACGGATCTCTTTTTGATTGGAAAATGGATGTAAGCCCCAGGGGGAAGTGTCGGATGACATATTGTAGCTACTATTGGTTTTGCTGAGAAAGGTCAACGGCTTCTTGCTAACTCTTCAATCCTTCAGTTTGTATCATTGATGATGTCAGAAAATAACCCTTACGAGTCCGATGAGCTGTTGCAGCAGTATTTAGTGTTTCATTATGCCAGTGCCGCGGAGCAATTTCCATATTCTTTGGGTGGAGGCGATGCCTTGGACTTTCCAAAGCGCTGTGCACTGGAGGGGCCGGAATTTGCGCGCTTGCCGGCGGATGCGCGTGCGCTGGACCTTGGTTGTTCGGTCGGGCGTTCAAGCTTTGAGCTGGCGCGTCATTGTAAAGAGGTGATTGGGGTGGATTATTCGCAGGCCTTTATTCATGCAGCGAGCCGCATGGCGAGCGATGGGCGGCATGCGGCGACGCGACTGGACGAAGGTTCCACGACGACGCAGCTCCTACTGGAGCTCGATCCCACGATTGATCGCAGTCGCGTGCACTTTGAGCAAGGCGATGCGCAGCATATCCGCGAAGACATTGGGCAATTCGACCTCGTGGTCGCTTGTAATTTGATCTGTCGGCTGCCCGAGCCGATGCGTTTACTGCGGCGTTTACCAGAGCTCGTGAGGCCTGGGGGGCAGCTCTTTATCACGACTCCCTTTACTTGGTTGGAAGAGTACACTGCATCGGCCAATTGGCTCGGCGATGGGGCGGCCGACTCTTTTGCCGGCCTGCGTCAGGCGCTGCAGCCCGCCTTCGTGCTGGAGGCGCAGTGGGATATGCCCTTTTTGATTCGGGAGCATGCGCGCAAGTTTCAATACAGTATCGCGCAAGCGAGCCGCTGGCGTCGCGTGTAGAGTGCAATTCGTAAATTATTGCTAGTGCCTTGATCGTTGACTTGCAAAAAATTGCGTAATCGCCAATGTTAAGTCCTATGAATGCAATGGAGGTTATCGACCAATTTAAGCGCTTGCCTGATAGTGAACAAGGTAAGGTCGTGGAGTTTATCCGGAAGGAGAACTCCGCCAAGGTGCGCTATGCCGACGATGAATCCGCTAAAGCGGCTGGGGAAGCTGTCTTTGAAGAGCATCCTGAGTTGTTTCGTAAGTTAGCAAAATGAGTGATCCGGTCTTTTTGACCGCAGCTCAGGTTGAGGCTTATCATGCACGTGGCCTGGAGATTTACGGCGGCTCGGCAGGTCTACGGAGTCGTTCTCTTTTTGAAGGCGCAGTGGCCCAGGCTCAAAATGTTTACTAGTATGCGAACGGTGATCTTTATGATGTTGCGGCGGCTTACTGCTTTCATATCGCGCAAGCCCAGGCGTTTCTCGACGGAAATAAACGAGCAGCTATGGCAGCCTGTCTTGTCTTTTTGAAGCTAAATGGCGTGCAGACGAAACTCGAGCTGACTGAACCTCTTTATGATGCATTGATTAGAATTGCTGAACATCGACTAGATCGTGTCGGATTGGCTGAGTTGTTGCGCGATTTGCTCGCGTAGGGGGTTCTGACTCTGATGGCCGCTGGCGTCGTGTGTAATTCCTAAATTACCGCTTGCACCTTAAGAATTGGCGAGCCAGCGTGTGCGAGTCGATTTCGGAGTGTGGGCGTTCGCTTGGTCGTAAGATTGAGAGGAAAGTCCGGACACCGTAGGGCAGGATTCCCTGTGAAAACGGGGGCGCGTCAGGGTAACTTGGCGTGACGGATAGTGTCACAGAAATTATACCGCCTCGAACTTGTTTGAGGTAAGGGTGAAATGGGGAGGTAAGAGCTCACCGCTCCGGAGGTAACGAAGGAGGCAGGATAAACCCAATCCGGTGCAAGGCAAAATAGGGGATCGGGCGGCCCGTCCAATGATTCCGGGTATGTCGCATCTCACTTCGGTGGGAATTTCGCTTCGGCGGGATAGATAAATGAACGCACAGCCAATCGCTTCGGCGCGCGGCGGACAAAATCCGGCTTACAGCACTTCGAAATCGACACTCTTTTATCAAAATTTACGTCTTGACAGGCTCGTTGGGTACCCCCACTTTCCCGCCTCTTAACTTTTTTTCAGCTATGGCTAACACAAAATCAGCACTTAAATACATCCGTAAGACAGAGACTCGCGCTCTGCGTAATCGTCAGGTCAAGACTCGTCTTAAGACTTTCTATAAGAAGGTTGCTGCTGCGGCGGCTGCGGGTGATAAGGACGCGCTTTCGGTTGCTGTTCGTAATTACATCTCCACTCTTGATAAGGCTGGTAAGAATGGCTTGGTGCATCCTAACAAGATCGCTCGTCATAAGGCGCGTTGCGCACAGCTTCTTGCTGCCTAAGTTGCATTTTTGCTCTTTCTAGAAGATGCCCTCGGTTACGCTTGTCGAGCCGAGGGTATTTTGTATCTACTGTTCGCGTGTCTGAGAAACCTAATAAGAAAAACGCCATTGGCTTTCCGCCTCCTTTGTTGGGGGATGCGCCTTATCGCATGCCGGTTTTGGCGGAGACTGCGGATTGGATTGCGCTGGAAAAGCCGGCCGGTGTCGGCACGCGTGCCTATCCTTGGGATGACGAGCCGGATATGGACGCGGCGCTCAATGCGCAGCTGCAGGCAGGGAAGCCGGAGCTACTGCGTCGCGATGCCACGCTCTTTGGCTCGATCTATTATCTCGACCCTGTGATTTCCGGGGTGGCGCTTTTTGCGAAGAATCGCGATGCGCTGGCTGATTTGCGTAACCGTTTTGGCTCGGGGGATTGTCGCTTTCGTTTTCAATTTGTTGCGGCGGCTCAAGCTGGACTGGAGCCTGTGATGCGAGCCGATGCGCCCTTGCTGCCGCATAATGTGAAGCCGAAGATGATCCCCTCGACTGCTAAGGGGAAGAAGGCTTTTACGGACTTCAAGCGAGTCGCGGAGTCGGCCAAGGGATGGGCGCTCTGGGAGGCTGAGGTTGATTTTTTTCGTCCTCACCATGTGCGGGCGCATGCCGCGGTGATGGAGATTCCCGTGATGGGGGATGATCTGTATGGCGGTCCTGAAGCGCCTAGTCAGCGTGATCTCCATCCTAAAAAGCAACGCGCGGGGCTTAATTTGCCTGCTTTTCATGGTGTTGCACTCCATCTGGCCGAGGTGCAATTGATCCCCGGCGACTCTGAAGCCACGATTTACTGCCCGCCTCCCAAGCACCTGCGACTACTCTTGAGGCGGATGGAGCTGGGGGAGTAAAAAAATAGGAACTTGCTATTTAGGGGCGACTCCCTTTCCTTCTGCGGTTTTTCAACAATCAAGCTCTATGTCAATTTCTGAAATTTCAACGCTCCTTCCACTCGCTCAGGCAGCTCCTGGCGGCGGTCTCGGTCAGTTCCTGCCGATCATTCTACTCTTCGTCGGTATGTGGTTCCTGATCATTGCGCCACAGCGCAAGCGTCAGAAGGCACACGATAAGATGCTCAGCGAGCTGAAGACTGGCGACGAGATCATCACCTCGGGTGGTCTTTACGGCACCATTACCAATGTAAAGGACGATCGTTTTGTCGTTCGTATTGCGGATAACACTAAGGTTGAGCTTGGTAAGGGCTTTGTCGCGAACAAAGTTGAGGCGGCAGACGCTAAGTAAATTTCTCTTTCATCTTAACCCTAGGCGTTAAGCTTTATACCCATGTCCGGAAACATTCTTTGGAAATTTCTACTCACCGCCGCCATTATTTTTTGGTGTGTGATGAGCATCACGCCCTTGCAGGATCGTCCTTTCGAGGATTACATCGTGTCTCAAGTCACGGCCGATCAGGCGGAGTTTACTGATGTGCTCCAGCGCGCGCAGGCTCGTGTGGATGCCGGGGACTCGCCGACGCTCTTTATTGCGTTACGCGATCTGGGGGTTGAGGAGGCGATTAATTACGCGAAGTTCTTTCCGCAGATCAATGTTGCCGATATCGCGAATCAGGATAAGCGCAACGACATTCTGCTCAAGCACATCTTGAAAAAGGCGCAGAGCCAGCTTCGCCTCGGTCTCGACCTGAAGGGCGGCGTGGGTGTGACGCTCAAGATTGATGAGTCTTCGCAGGCTGAACTCAATCAGTTTGAGCAAGCTGAGCAGCTTAAGGATGCGATTAGCATCATGGCCGAGCGTCTTGACGGTATGGGCGTGGCAGAGCCCGTCATCCGTGCCAGTGGTGATAACGCGATCGAGATCCAACTTGCTGGGCTGTCCACTAAGGATAATCCTGAGGTGATTGATGCAGTTAAAAAGCCTGCCCGTTTGGAATTTCGTGCCGTGCATCCTAGTCTGACTCCAGACACGACTCCAGCCAACCGTTATCCGGTCGGCTACGAAGTGCTGGCAGAAGAAATCGAAGATCATCGTTCCGGGGAAACTTATGAACGCCGCCAATTCGTGAAGCTCATTCCTGAGGCGACTGGCGAGATCGTTGACGATGCCTTTGCTTCGCAAACGCAAGCTGGCGGCTTCCAAATCAATCTTGTGATGACGAGTGAGGGCGCCGATATCTTCCGTTCGGTGACGGAGCGTATGGTCGGCCAGCCTTTGGCGATTGTTCTGGATGGCAAACTGTATTCCGCACCCACGATTCAAGGCGTGCTCTCGAAGAACGCTCAGATCACAGGTAACTTTTCGCAGCGTGAAGCGATTGAACTGGCCAATGTGTTGAATAATCCACTCGCCGTTGAATTACGCGTCGACGAAATGTATGAAGTCGGCCCAACGATGGCAGCCGGCGCACGTGATAGTTCGATCAGTGCGGCTCAGTGGGGTGCCATTGCGGTGGTTGGCTTCATGGTGGTTTATTATTTCCTCGGTGGCTTGGTCGCCGTGGTGTCGGCTTTGATTAATGTGGTGATTGTGCTAGGCGTGCTTGCCAGCCTTGGTGCTACTTTGACATTGCCAGGTGTGGCCGCTTTGGTGCTCACGCTTGGGATGGGTGTGGATGCGAATATTTTGATTTTCGAGCGTCTGCGTGAGGAGCTCCGCGCTGGTAAGAGTATCAAGAATGCGACTGCAGGTGCTTTTGAGAAGGTGACTTCGACCATTGTGGATGCTAATGTGACGACGCTGATCACTGCTTCGATTTTGATCTGGCTGGGCACGGGGCCCGTAAAGGGCTTCGGTGTGACGCTTGCGATTGGTATCTGTGCGTCGATATTCTGTGCCTTGGTCGTCACTCGCTTCATGGTCGACTTCCTGGTCCATCGTGTGGGTGTTTCCAGTATTCTCGGTCTTGAGATGTTTGGTGAGAAGAAGTTCGACTTCTTCCAATTCCGTAAGCCTGCATTTATTGGTTCATGGGTGATTGTGTTGATCGGTGTCATCAGTGTTGTGATTCATCATGATAACATCCTCGGTAAGGACTTTACTGGTGGTGACGAAATGACGGTCAACTACTCTCAGCAAATCGGGACTGACCAGTTAATGGAAGTCATCGAGGCGCAAGACTTGATCGATGTGACGGCACACTACCAAAGCCTCATCGGTGAAGACCGTGAAGTGCTCAAGATTCAAACACCTTTTGATCAAGCCCGTGTCACGCTGGAGGCATTGCAACGTGCCTTCCCGGAAGCAGGCTTCGAAGAGGCGGGCATCAATCAAATTGGTGCATCCGTTTCTAAGAACATTCAGTGGAACGCTCTAATTTCCGTGCTGACCGCGCTGGCTGGCATTTTGCTCTACGTTGCCTTGCGTTTCGAAGTCGGTTACGGTGTCGGTGCCGTGGTGGCGACGATTCACGACGTGCTGATGACGATCGGTATTTTTGTGATCTGCGGCGAGCTTGGCCTCTTTGTTAGCGGCCAGTTCACAGCGCCTATGCTTGCGGCGATTCTGATGATTGTCGGTTACTCGATCAATGATACCATTGTGGCCTTCGACCGTATTCGTGAGGAGTTGGAGCTCAATCCTGGCATGGATTTGCGTAGCATTATCAATCTTTCGATCAGCCGTGTGTTTTCGCGCACCTTGCTGACCAGTATCACGACCTTGTTGGCTGCGGTTTCGCTGTATGTCTTCGGCGCTGGTGTGATTAATGATTTAGCTTTCGTCTTTATCGTCGGTATTATCACCGGCACGTTCTCTTCGATTTTCATTGCGAGCCCCGTATTCTATTGGTGGCACAAGGGGAGTCGTCGTCACGTAGAGGAGCGTCAGCTTACACCAAAACGCTACGAGTGGGAGAGCCAGAAGGAAGAAGCCTAGTCTGCTGATATGCTCTGGACTACCATCGACATCGACGAGGGCGCTGCGACCGCATTGGCGGAGCGCCTCGGACTGTCGAAGGTGACTGCTGAGCTGCTGGTGCAACGGGGGATTTCGACCAGTGAGGCTGCGGAGCAATTTCTTCGTCCGCGGCTTGCTCAGTTGGATAATCCCTTTGAAATGGTGAATCTCGAAGCCGCCGTCGAGCGAATCGAGCAGGCCATTGAGCAGAAAGAGTCGGTTGTCGTATTCGGCGATTACGATGTGGATGGTGTCACCAGCACAGTGCAACTGGTCAGTATGTTGCGCACCCTGGAGCTGGAGCCGCGTTATTCGGTGCCTCGTCGTTTGGACGAAGGCTATGGGCTGAGTCGCGACGCCATTGATCGTATTTTTGATGGTGAGATTCCGCAGCTGTTTATCGCACTGGATTGTGGCACCAATGCGCACGAGCCGATCGCCTACTTGCGTGGGCTTGGGGTCGATGTGATTATCGTCGACCACCACCAGACCAAAACACAGGCACCGGAGGGTTGTATTTTCGTCAACCCGCACGTGAACGATCCGGAAGATGCACCATGGCACGACCTTTGCACTGCAGGGCTGGTGTTTAAGCTCTTGCACGGTTTGCTGAAGCATCGCCGTGAGGCGGAGGACCCGCGGGTCGAAGGTATTCAGCTTAAAGATTATCTCGATCTAGTCGCGATGGGCACGGTCGCGGACCTGGTGCCCCTGCATGGGGAAAATCGCATTCTATCATGGTTCGGGTTACGCCACTTGCGGGCGAATGGGCGCAGTGGTATTCGTGCGCTGGCTGAAGTTTCGGGCATCGACAGTGGGCAGGAGATGGCTAGTTGTGATATCTCTTTTAAAATAGCTCCTCGTATTAATGCCAGTGGTCGCCTCGCGGACGCGTCACTGCCGATCGAGTTACTCCTGTTGGAGGATTATCCTGAGTGTCGAAAAATCGCGCAGGAACTCGATGAGATGAATAAGGAGCGGCAGAGCATTGAGCGTGGCATCGCCAAGTCGGCGGAAGAGCGTGCAGCGGTCGAGTTTGCCGAGGAGCCAGGTATCGTCCTTTTTGGTGAGGATTGGCACCCCGGCGTGGTTGGGATTGTGGCCAGCCGTGTGAGTCGACATTTTCATAAGCCCTGTGTGATTCTCGGCTCCGAGGGAGACGAGGCGAAGGGATCCGGGCGTTCGGTTGCCTCCGTGAATTTAGTCGAGGTATTTCAACGCTGTGCGCACTTGCTGGGGCACTGGGGCGGACATCCCATGGCTGCAGGGGTTTCGATGCAGGCGAGTGATGTGCCTGCTTTTACGCAATGCTATCTTGAGAGCTTAAAGCTGCTTTATCCAGATGGCTTGCCCGAGCCTTCGTTGTCTATTTCTGCATGGTTGCAACCCGCCGATCTCGGAGAGTCGCTCTTGGAAGAGCTCGACCGTATGCATCCATTTGGGCAGGGCAATTCGGAGCCCGTCTTCGGCTTGAAGGGGGTCGCGCTGGAAGAGTTGCCGCATGTTTTCGGTGAAGGCAACTTTCGCTTTCGCATGCCCGCACAAGCTGGCGCCAGACGAGGTGTCGCTGGGATTGCCTGGCGTCTGGGAAATCCGCCGGCTCTTGGGCAGCGCATTGACATGGCTATACGCTTTTCTTGGAACTATTGGCGTGAAAATCGCTACCCACAAGTCACCCTAGTTGATTGGAAACCTGCACATTTATGAAGAAAGTATTTATCTCTGGTTGTTACGATATCCTCCACGGAGGACATATTCAGTTTTTTAAGGAAGCGCGCGCGTTGGGAGATCACCTGACCGTGTGCTTTGCTTCGGATAAAGTGCTTTGGGAGCATAAGAAGCGCCGCACTTCGATTCCTCAGGATCATAAATTAGCTTTGATGACCGCACTCGACATCGTGGATCAAGTTGTGATCGGCGACTGCGAAGAACTGGGGCTCGATTTTAAAGATCACTTTCTTCGGATTAAGCCCGATGTGCTGGCTGTAACGGAAGATGATCAATACGCCGATGGCAAACGTGCCCTCTGTGCCCAAGTCGGAGCGGAGTACATCGTGCTGCCCAAGACACCACCACAGTTTACGCCAGTGTCCACGACTTCGATTGTGCGAAACATTCGCACGCCTAGCTATGCGCCACTACGGGTGGATTTTGCGGGTGGTTGGCTCGATGTGCCGCGCCATGCACGCAAGGGCGGTTACATCGTGAATTGCGCGATT
The nucleotide sequence above comes from Coraliomargarita algicola. Encoded proteins:
- a CDS encoding mechanosensitive ion channel family protein; the encoded protein is MKPLDLPTILHTLAVLCIGLFLVFFIGRLLTRVLKPRFSPHHLLLAQKSFLYVGIVLVVCTVLIQLQVNLTAVLGAAGIVSVAIGFAAQTSLSNLISGLFLLGERPFEVGDTIIVSGTRGVVLSIDLLSVKLRTVDNLFVRMPNETLIKAEVTTVTRFPIRRMDINIGVAYKEDVKKVIRVLKEIADSNPHCLNEPEPLVLFKDFGASSLDFLLGVWFEKSKFVDLKNGIMQDIKERFDQEGIEIAFPHLTVYAGSETPPFPVSVTQQADELNK
- a CDS encoding DUF432 domain-containing protein, with the protein product MSSDTSPWGLHPFSNQKEIRLQWEQLRIRIVKRGSDLLLVENRDGSHSGIQLGTYPESDFRRYAFQSPVESIHVQPRTPDRPLVVQPIHPLRLAPRAKVEFYVSIPLDIQLFAGEGKSGESIERIRGEILSDTWFGDLAGGVLCYAIKSRARRECPTIDSETTARALCKVEIHNRSIEQLHCTKFCLRLDHCHLWRSEASLWTSPVHIRFNGNDQLSSIDYSEKAPSEAPQATKITEATEAPLSGLIRRTFAGLGNSLT
- a CDS encoding putative 4-mercaptohistidine N1-methyltransferase; its protein translation is MMSENNPYESDELLQQYLVFHYASAAEQFPYSLGGGDALDFPKRCALEGPEFARLPADARALDLGCSVGRSSFELARHCKEVIGVDYSQAFIHAASRMASDGRHAATRLDEGSTTTQLLLELDPTIDRSRVHFEQGDAQHIREDIGQFDLVVACNLICRLPEPMRLLRRLPELVRPGGQLFITTPFTWLEEYTASANWLGDGAADSFAGLRQALQPAFVLEAQWDMPFLIREHARKFQYSIAQASRWRRV
- the rpsT gene encoding 30S ribosomal protein S20; the protein is MANTKSALKYIRKTETRALRNRQVKTRLKTFYKKVAAAAAAGDKDALSVAVRNYISTLDKAGKNGLVHPNKIARHKARCAQLLAA
- the yajC gene encoding preprotein translocase subunit YajC, with the translated sequence MSISEISTLLPLAQAAPGGGLGQFLPIILLFVGMWFLIIAPQRKRQKAHDKMLSELKTGDEIITSGGLYGTITNVKDDRFVVRIADNTKVELGKGFVANKVEAADAK
- the secD gene encoding protein translocase subunit SecD, with the translated sequence MSGNILWKFLLTAAIIFWCVMSITPLQDRPFEDYIVSQVTADQAEFTDVLQRAQARVDAGDSPTLFIALRDLGVEEAINYAKFFPQINVADIANQDKRNDILLKHILKKAQSQLRLGLDLKGGVGVTLKIDESSQAELNQFEQAEQLKDAISIMAERLDGMGVAEPVIRASGDNAIEIQLAGLSTKDNPEVIDAVKKPARLEFRAVHPSLTPDTTPANRYPVGYEVLAEEIEDHRSGETYERRQFVKLIPEATGEIVDDAFASQTQAGGFQINLVMTSEGADIFRSVTERMVGQPLAIVLDGKLYSAPTIQGVLSKNAQITGNFSQREAIELANVLNNPLAVELRVDEMYEVGPTMAAGARDSSISAAQWGAIAVVGFMVVYYFLGGLVAVVSALINVVIVLGVLASLGATLTLPGVAALVLTLGMGVDANILIFERLREELRAGKSIKNATAGAFEKVTSTIVDANVTTLITASILIWLGTGPVKGFGVTLAIGICASIFCALVVTRFMVDFLVHRVGVSSILGLEMFGEKKFDFFQFRKPAFIGSWVIVLIGVISVVIHHDNILGKDFTGGDEMTVNYSQQIGTDQLMEVIEAQDLIDVTAHYQSLIGEDREVLKIQTPFDQARVTLEALQRAFPEAGFEEAGINQIGASVSKNIQWNALISVLTALAGILLYVALRFEVGYGVGAVVATIHDVLMTIGIFVICGELGLFVSGQFTAPMLAAILMIVGYSINDTIVAFDRIREELELNPGMDLRSIINLSISRVFSRTLLTSITTLLAAVSLYVFGAGVINDLAFVFIVGIITGTFSSIFIASPVFYWWHKGSRRHVEERQLTPKRYEWESQKEEA
- the recJ gene encoding single-stranded-DNA-specific exonuclease RecJ — protein: MLWTTIDIDEGAATALAERLGLSKVTAELLVQRGISTSEAAEQFLRPRLAQLDNPFEMVNLEAAVERIEQAIEQKESVVVFGDYDVDGVTSTVQLVSMLRTLELEPRYSVPRRLDEGYGLSRDAIDRIFDGEIPQLFIALDCGTNAHEPIAYLRGLGVDVIIVDHHQTKTQAPEGCIFVNPHVNDPEDAPWHDLCTAGLVFKLLHGLLKHRREAEDPRVEGIQLKDYLDLVAMGTVADLVPLHGENRILSWFGLRHLRANGRSGIRALAEVSGIDSGQEMASCDISFKIAPRINASGRLADASLPIELLLLEDYPECRKIAQELDEMNKERQSIERGIAKSAEERAAVEFAEEPGIVLFGEDWHPGVVGIVASRVSRHFHKPCVILGSEGDEAKGSGRSVASVNLVEVFQRCAHLLGHWGGHPMAAGVSMQASDVPAFTQCYLESLKLLYPDGLPEPSLSISAWLQPADLGESLLEELDRMHPFGQGNSEPVFGLKGVALEELPHVFGEGNFRFRMPAQAGARRGVAGIAWRLGNPPALGQRIDMAIRFSWNYWRENRYPQVTLVDWKPAHL